In the genome of Pseudoliparis swirei isolate HS2019 ecotype Mariana Trench chromosome 3, NWPU_hadal_v1, whole genome shotgun sequence, one region contains:
- the chmp1b gene encoding charged multivesicular body protein 1b, translating to MSQLEKQLFNLKFAAKELQRNSKKCDKEEKTEKAKIKKAIQKGNMDVARIHAENAIRQKTQSLNYLRMSARLEAVAARVQTAVTMNKVTKSMAGVVKSMDATLKSMNLEKISGIMDKFERQFETLDVQTAHMEDTMSSTTTLTTPQNQVDSLMHELADEAGLDLNMELPQGQTGSVGTSVASAEQDELSQRLAKLRDQM from the exons ATGTCGCAATTGGAAA AACAACTCTTCAATTTAAAGTTCGCCGCCAAAGAACTCCAAAGAAATTCCAAGAAATGTGACAAAGAGGAAAAAACCGAGAAGGCTAAAATTAAGAAA GCCATCCAGAAGGGGAATATGGACGTGGCAAGGATCCATGCGGAAAACGCCATCCGACAGAAGACCCAGTCTTTGAACTACTTGAGGATGAGTGCTCGGTTAGAAGCCGTGGCAGCGAGGGTCCAAACTGCAGTTACAATGAACAAG GTCACAAAGTCTATGGCTGGAGTGGTGAAAAGCATGGACGCCACTCTGAAGTCTATGAATCTGGAAAAG aTTTCCGGTATCATGGACAAATTTGAGCGCCAATTTGAAACTCTGGATGTTCAGACAGCCCACATGGAGGACACCATGAGCAGCACAACAACACTCACAACACCACAG AATCAAGTGGACTCATTGATGCACGAACTGGCTGATGAAGCAGG ATTGGACCTGAACATGGAGCTCCCTCAGGGACAGACGGGATCAGTGGGTACCAGCGTGGCCTCTGCGGAGCAG GATGAACTGTCTCAAAGGCTCGCCAAACTCCGAGACCAGATGTGA
- the LOC130191695 gene encoding terminal nucleotidyltransferase 5C-like, with the protein MMEHQAEKRFHNLTLEQIQALDQVLTEVIPIHGRGNFPTLQVRAKDFIRVVKDRLIERDIQVKDIRLNGATASHILVRDKCVGYRDLDIIFGVELPRQEDLQVIKEVVLDSLRDLLPCGVNRRKITCLTMKEAYVRKMVKVFNEHDRWSLISLSNNRAKHVGLRFISSLRRQFEFSVDSFQIILDRMLESYWETERKQGGKLALNARNLSQRDSEEDKKESVPREVKADVEKDSGGQIPDPNEAASVPEKGLPHATVQHVEGKQEVQEGLEHKTVSLQQEQVDGREDVHSEEDIVFELCDGNGEEKGQFHSGSYHTAVSTHRHTQPLQPPSVDSAHAHGSNLASSKPETALACQPASTPPDGTGFNQPAEQTVKPKHSKKPPDSRAQSQTRAAHAQPPINEPPAEQADTVHNSWGASPWAGAEGGPAITVEAECMFGDFEQAMDHLRHRLIATRNPEEIRGGGLLKYSDLLVRNFRPASETEIKSLERYMCSRFFIDFPDVSEQQRKIEAYVQSHFLGNEETSKYDYLMTLRRVIDESTVCLMGHERRQTLNMITVLALRVLGEQNAIPNTANVTCFYQPAPYVTEPIYSSYFISQAQPLLIYHPYPPLHVHMQTGLV; encoded by the exons ATGATGGAGCATCAAGCAGAGAAGAGGTTCCACAACTTGACCCTCGAGCAAATCCAAGCTCTTGACCAGGTCTTGACTGAGGTAATCCCCATCCACGGACGAGGGAATTTCCCAACACTGCAGGTGAGAGCGAAAGACTTCATTCGCGTGGTGAAGGATCGGCTGATCGAAAGAGACATCCAGGTGAAAGATATACGGCTGAACGGCGCGACTGCCAGCCACATCCTGGTGAGAGATAAGTGCGTTGGCTATCGAGACCTAGACATCATTTTTGGAGTGGAGCTGCCTCGGCAGGAGGACCTCCAAGTGATAAAGGAGGTGGTGCTCGACAGCCTACGAGACCTCCTACCTTGTGGGGTTAACAGACGGAAGATCACCTGCCTGACGATGAAGGAGGCCTACGTGCGAAAGATGGTGAAAGTCTTCAATGAGCACGACCGATGGAGTCTGATCTCGCTTTCTAACAACAGAGCTAAACACGTGGGGCTCCGATTCATCAGCTCCCTTCGGAGACAGTTTGAGTTCAGCGTGGACTCTTTCCAGATAATATTAGACCGTATGCTGGAGTCTTACTGGGAGACTGAACGGAAACAGGGAGGAAAGTTGGCATTGAATGCTCGGAATTTGTCTCAAAGAGACAGCGAGGAAGACAAGAAAGAAAGCGTTCCTCGGGAGGTTAAAGCGGATGTTGAAAAAGACTCCGGCGGCCAAATTCCAGACCCGAATGAAGCAGCTTCTGTGCCTGAGAAAGGCCTTCCACATGCAACGGTTCAGCATGTGGAAGGAAAGCAGGAGGTCCAGGAGGGGTTAGAACACAAGACCGTCTCCTTACAGCAGGAGCAAGTAGATGGCAGAGAGGATGTTCATTCAGAGGAAGACATTGTGTTTGAGCTGTGTGACGGCAACGGAGAAGAGAAGGGACAGTTCCACAGTG GATCTTACCACACAGCTGTTTCCACCCATAGACATACCCAACCCCTTCAGCCTCCTTCAGTGGACAGCGCTCACGCTCATGGCTCAAATCTCGCATCCTCCAAGCCAGAGACGGCCCTCGCATGCCAACCAGCCAGCACGCCTCCGGACGGGACCGGCTTCAACCAACCGGCGGAACAAACTGTGAAGCCGAAACACTCGAAGAAGCCTCCGGATTCACGAGCACAAAGCCAAACACGTGCGGCACACGCTCAGCCTCCGATCAATGAGCCGCCAGCAGAGCAGGCGGACACTGTCCACAACAGCTGGGGGGCAAGCCCATGGGCGGGGGCAGAAGGGGGGCCCGCCATCACCGTGGAAGCGGAGTGCATGTTCGGAGACTTCGAACAGGCGATGGATCACCTCCGCCACCGTCTCATCGCCACGCGCAACCCGGAGGAGATCCGAGGCGGGGGCCTGCTGAAATACAGCGACCTGCTGGTGAGGAACTTCCGGCCGGCCAGTGAGACAGAGATCAAGTCCCTGGAGCGATACATGTGCTCCCGCTTCTTCATCGACTTCCCCGATGTGAGCGAGCAGCAGCGCAAGATCGAGGCCTACGTGCAGAGCCATTTCCTTGGCAACGAGGAGACGAGCAAGTACGACTACCTGATGACCCTGCGGCGCGTGATAGACGAGAGCACGGTGTGTCTGATGGGACACGAGAGGAGACAGACGCTCAACATGATCACGGTCCTGGCTCTGAGGGTGCTGGGCGAGCAGAACGCCATCCCCAACACGGCCAACGTCACCTGTTTCTACCAGCCGGCGCCGTACGTGACGGAGCCAATCTACAGCAGCTACTTCATCTCACAGGCCCAGCCGCTGCTCATCTACCACCCCTACCCGCCGCTCCACGTCCACATGCAGACGGGCCTGGTGTAG